From a region of the Janthinobacterium sp. 61 genome:
- a CDS encoding ubiquinol-cytochrome-c reductase complex assembly factor 3, producing the protein MQRFTPASSASYNIYWEKNWSAGGDNQCQLVSYQTPYSALLAGNYVKCVEANWNVKLQ; encoded by the coding sequence ATGCAACGCTTCACCCCGGCCAGTTCCGCTTCCTACAACATTTACTGGGAAAAAAACTGGAGCGCCGGTGGCGACAACCAATGCCAGCTGGTCAGCTATCAAACCCCGTACAGCGCCTTGCTGGCCGGGAACTACGTGAAATGTGTGGAAGCCAACTGGAATGTGAAGTTGCAGTAG